Proteins encoded together in one Entomobacter blattae window:
- a CDS encoding transglycosylase SLT domain-containing protein: MKRIHQNSPSQTARAFLIGAAFLAGAALTPLRAAAATPLDSPHEETAFAFAPASPDGGGTGIFPRPLSVEDSNRIKLIFTLHRSGKFSQAEQETKSLHSNLLIGDILADRYLNKDYHSSSAQLQAWLKLYGELPDAPDIFSTYLKTNPKDSAKLSPPQAFLHNTDSTPTPDEDTTLLKAFKRSPQLDKTIKERTATGPKGIQSAVHLVETTPNLSPLYALQLHAELAQSLFTEGETKAALELAQNTFLKSRQKIGLAAYVAGLAEWKQKNLSQAKKHFENAFYAETTSAAIRTGSAFWVARTFQHLGNKEDYLLWLKRAATNSDSFYGLLAKHILTEGSSNLTAKSKPVELVLGEIDIEALKSLSAGMRFFALMQVGEKEKAEATLRRLWPQISTNIPLCHSLQLIAHTAGLTDLATQLKAILSGQNSASAALHHLPLPPLKPKHGYRVNPALVYALTRVESNFNPSAFSNAGAHGLMQLTTISFQTVAHNSGKSVASPTSREMFNPEINLEFGQLYLIYLSHLVTNQPPSLAALQNQASSHPAGGGELIHTLASYNAGPTALAHWDKQIHEPEDPFLFIESIPATETREYVQKSLAYLWQYSYILALPSPSLKALSKEKWPSFKLEHDLAFHPSVQHIADKTSKITLH, encoded by the coding sequence ATGAAAAGGATACATCAAAATTCGCCTTCTCAAACGGCCCGTGCCTTTTTGATTGGTGCCGCCTTTCTGGCGGGTGCAGCCTTAACGCCTTTACGTGCTGCCGCGGCAACTCCACTGGATTCGCCCCATGAAGAAACAGCATTTGCCTTTGCCCCGGCCTCTCCGGATGGGGGAGGAACAGGAATCTTCCCACGACCCCTCTCGGTAGAAGATTCCAACCGTATCAAACTTATCTTTACGCTTCACCGCAGCGGCAAATTTAGCCAGGCAGAGCAGGAAACAAAATCCTTGCATTCCAACCTGCTGATTGGGGATATCCTGGCAGACCGCTATCTGAACAAGGACTACCATAGTTCAAGTGCCCAATTGCAAGCCTGGCTTAAGCTTTATGGTGAACTGCCTGATGCCCCTGATATTTTTTCTACCTATCTGAAAACCAATCCAAAAGACAGCGCCAAGCTCTCCCCTCCCCAGGCCTTTCTGCATAATACAGATAGCACACCCACACCGGATGAAGACACTACCCTTCTCAAGGCTTTCAAACGCAGCCCACAACTGGATAAAACCATAAAAGAACGCACAGCCACAGGCCCTAAAGGGATTCAAAGTGCTGTACACCTAGTTGAGACAACCCCGAATCTCTCCCCGCTCTATGCTTTACAGCTCCATGCAGAGCTGGCCCAATCCCTTTTTACTGAAGGGGAAACCAAGGCTGCTCTTGAGCTGGCCCAAAACACCTTTCTTAAATCCCGACAAAAAATTGGCCTAGCAGCCTATGTGGCAGGGCTTGCCGAATGGAAACAAAAGAACCTTTCCCAAGCCAAAAAACATTTTGAAAACGCTTTTTATGCCGAGACTACTAGCGCAGCCATTCGAACAGGAAGTGCCTTCTGGGTTGCCAGAACCTTCCAACATCTTGGCAATAAGGAAGATTACCTCTTATGGCTGAAACGAGCAGCAACAAACTCCGATAGTTTTTATGGCCTTCTTGCCAAACATATCCTGACAGAAGGGAGCTCTAACCTTACCGCCAAAAGCAAACCAGTGGAGCTTGTGCTGGGGGAAATTGATATAGAAGCCTTAAAAAGCCTATCGGCTGGCATGCGTTTTTTTGCACTCATGCAGGTTGGTGAAAAAGAAAAAGCAGAGGCAACCCTTAGGCGCCTATGGCCACAAATTTCTACCAATATTCCTCTTTGTCACTCCCTCCAGCTGATTGCCCACACAGCCGGCCTGACGGACCTAGCAACCCAGCTTAAGGCTATTCTTTCTGGGCAGAACTCTGCTTCTGCCGCCCTTCATCACTTACCTCTGCCACCATTAAAACCTAAACATGGCTATAGGGTAAACCCTGCTCTCGTGTATGCCTTAACCCGGGTTGAATCCAACTTTAACCCTTCCGCCTTTTCCAATGCTGGTGCCCATGGGTTAATGCAGCTTACCACAATTTCCTTCCAAACCGTTGCCCACAATTCCGGAAAGAGCGTTGCCTCTCCAACCTCTAGAGAGATGTTTAACCCAGAAATTAATCTTGAATTTGGCCAACTTTACCTTATCTACCTTTCTCATCTGGTCACAAACCAACCCCCAAGCCTTGCCGCCTTACAAAATCAGGCTTCCTCTCACCCTGCTGGAGGGGGGGAGCTCATCCATACCTTGGCAAGCTACAATGCCGGTCCTACGGCCCTTGCACACTGGGATAAACAAATTCATGAGCCAGAAGACCCTTTCCTGTTTATTGAAAGCATCCCCGCGACCGAAACACGGGAATATGTTCAAAAATCCTTGGCTTATTTATGGCAGTATTCCTACATTCTGGCTTTGCCTTCTCCGTCTTTAAAGGCCCTTTCCAAAGAAAAATGGCCCAGCTTTAAACTGGAACATGATCTTGCATTCCACCCTTCTGTTCAGCATATTGCTGACAAAACCTCCAAAATTACCCTTCACTAA
- a CDS encoding uracil-DNA glycosylase, whose amino-acid sequence MNFSFTLLDLYLEWGVDCTLSEKPLNRLEGPRFPPPNRPQLFPNTADRTITQKSLNSENALKQKHTPPLSSTSPAQPLSPLSSSPSTLPIQQAITLAQNFETPEALLAFLPTSSFCPLSETATHTVVAILPATPTHPKLLIIGDAPSDEEDLTGRAFAGKTGSSLAHVFSSIGIELDQTTRMPLIPWRPPGGRKPTPYELTLYKPFLYRFITLLKPDFIVTLGHLPAQILLNSSQPFSQLRGQWHTATLSPMEYSFPLFSFRHPLQVARSPKFKKELWEDLKIFFTNFSLNS is encoded by the coding sequence ATGAATTTCTCTTTTACACTCCTTGATCTGTATTTGGAATGGGGGGTTGACTGTACACTGAGTGAAAAACCTCTCAATCGGCTTGAGGGACCCCGTTTCCCTCCCCCAAACCGCCCACAACTCTTCCCAAACACTGCTGATCGAACCATAACACAGAAAAGTTTAAATTCAGAAAACGCTTTGAAACAAAAGCATACACCGCCCCTTTCCTCAACCAGCCCTGCCCAACCCCTTTCGCCCCTCTCCTCTTCACCTTCAACACTGCCTATCCAACAAGCCATAACCCTGGCCCAAAATTTTGAAACACCAGAGGCCCTCCTAGCCTTTCTTCCTACCTCATCGTTCTGCCCACTCTCAGAAACGGCAACCCATACTGTTGTCGCCATTCTGCCTGCCACCCCCACCCATCCAAAACTTCTGATTATTGGGGATGCTCCAAGTGATGAGGAAGATTTAACCGGCAGAGCCTTTGCGGGGAAAACGGGAAGCAGCTTAGCGCATGTTTTTTCCTCAATCGGAATCGAATTGGACCAGACAACCCGTATGCCCCTCATCCCCTGGAGGCCCCCGGGTGGAAGAAAGCCAACTCCTTACGAATTGACCCTTTATAAGCCTTTTCTTTACCGTTTTATTACCTTATTAAAGCCAGATTTTATTGTAACTTTAGGGCATTTACCTGCGCAAATACTCCTTAACTCCTCCCAGCCCTTTTCCCAATTACGGGGACAATGGCATACTGCAACTCTTTCACCTATGGAGTATTCTTTTCCACTTTTTTCCTTTCGCCATCCCCTACAGGTGGCGCGAAGCCCAAAATTCAAGAAAGAATTGTGGGAGGATCTGAAAATATTTTTTACTAATTTTTCCTTAAATTCATAG
- a CDS encoding hemolysin family protein, giving the protein MLWSIIVIFFLIFFNGLFAMGELALISARRARLAVLVKKKTPGAERAMKLADDPQSFLPTVQVGITLVSILEGTFGGAKIERELTPWIEQFPVFRPFSAELSIAIVVVTITSLMLVFGELVPKQLALRKPEIIAARLSWMLQAIAVVVRPVVWLLGYVSTLVLSLMGVGKASRETVTEEELRAFIAEGAQAGVLEIEEHNMIERLLRLADRSARAVMSPRNELVWLERQASRQDLIKAVKESSHTRLVVCEGGIDNPVGVIFINDLLGILLEGKAFSIEKILYPPVAVPDSMSALNVLERLRSSDIGLVLVLDEYGSFEGIVTAGDVFEAIVGGEKAQKDKKDQIQAHPIVADTLELEGFLPVDEIRANLDLAEEPPAYGSYHTLAGMILALLRRIPAVGDKVVFSGWLFEVTEMEGRKITKIKASRQILAEN; this is encoded by the coding sequence ATGCTGTGGTCTATCATTGTTATTTTTTTTCTTATTTTTTTTAATGGCCTTTTTGCCATGGGGGAGCTTGCCCTTATCTCGGCCCGAAGGGCGCGGTTGGCTGTTCTTGTCAAGAAGAAAACACCAGGGGCAGAGCGCGCCATGAAGTTGGCAGATGACCCCCAAAGCTTTTTACCCACTGTGCAGGTTGGGATTACGCTGGTTTCCATTCTTGAAGGAACATTCGGGGGAGCTAAAATAGAGCGTGAACTTACCCCATGGATTGAGCAATTCCCTGTATTCCGCCCCTTTTCTGCGGAATTATCCATTGCTATCGTGGTGGTGACCATTACATCCCTTATGCTGGTATTTGGTGAGCTGGTTCCTAAACAGCTGGCCTTACGCAAGCCAGAGATTATAGCGGCTCGTCTGTCCTGGATGTTGCAAGCTATTGCTGTGGTGGTGCGTCCAGTTGTTTGGCTATTGGGGTATGTTTCTACCTTGGTGTTAAGCTTGATGGGGGTTGGCAAAGCGTCTCGTGAGACCGTAACAGAAGAAGAGCTCAGGGCGTTTATTGCGGAAGGCGCCCAGGCAGGCGTTTTGGAAATTGAAGAACATAATATGATTGAACGCCTGCTGCGTCTTGCTGATCGTTCCGCCCGTGCTGTTATGAGTCCCCGTAACGAGTTGGTATGGCTTGAGCGCCAGGCCTCTCGCCAGGATCTGATTAAAGCCGTAAAGGAGTCTTCTCATACGCGCTTGGTTGTGTGTGAAGGGGGAATTGATAACCCGGTGGGGGTTATTTTTATTAACGACCTTCTTGGGATATTGTTGGAAGGCAAAGCCTTTTCTATAGAAAAAATATTATATCCCCCCGTTGCAGTTCCTGATTCTATGTCCGCTCTGAATGTATTGGAGCGTTTACGCTCGAGCGATATCGGGCTTGTTTTGGTGCTGGATGAATATGGCTCATTTGAGGGGATTGTGACCGCGGGAGATGTGTTTGAGGCTATTGTAGGAGGGGAGAAAGCCCAGAAAGATAAAAAAGATCAAATCCAAGCCCACCCTATTGTAGCAGATACCTTGGAACTAGAGGGGTTTTTACCGGTTGATGAAATTAGAGCCAACCTGGACCTTGCAGAAGAGCCCCCTGCTTATGGCAGTTACCATACATTAGCTGGGATGATCCTGGCCCTCTTGCGGCGTATTCCCGCCGTAGGTGATAAGGTGGTTTTTTCCGGCTGGTTGTTTGAGGTGACAGAGATGGAGGGCCGTAAAATCACAAAGATAAAAGCCAGTCGCCAGATTTTGGCAGAAAATTAA
- the hpnH gene encoding adenosyl-hopene transferase HpnH: MAVPLMQAVRVGAYVVKQHLLGRKRYPLVLMLEPLFRCNLACSGCGKIDYPSEILNQRMSVQECLDADAECGAPVIAVAGGEPLLHKDMPEIIRGLLARKKYVYLCTNALLLEKKIDDYEPSPFFSWDIHLDGDQQMHDVSVSQEGVYTRAIAAIKLAKERGFRVSINCTLFDGADPKRVAAFYDEVMALGVDGIMTAPGYAYERAPDQEHFLSRQKTKQLFRDIFRLGKGKKWRFTQSPLFLNFLAGNEQYHCTPWGKPLRTVFGWQRPCYLLGEGYARTFKELLNDTHWDDYGTGNYEKCANCMVHSGYESTAVKDAIARPLHLLKVALMGPETEGPMAPEISLAHQRPAEYTYTKQVEERLQEIKDRKKPVTPPKVRILSSNDSKLPQDSVTAAD, translated from the coding sequence ATGGCTGTTCCATTGATGCAGGCTGTTAGGGTTGGGGCTTATGTTGTTAAACAGCACCTTTTAGGGCGCAAGCGTTATCCCCTTGTATTAATGCTCGAACCATTATTCCGGTGTAATCTTGCCTGTTCTGGTTGTGGTAAGATCGATTACCCCTCTGAAATTCTTAACCAGCGGATGAGCGTTCAGGAATGCCTGGATGCCGATGCCGAATGCGGTGCTCCCGTTATTGCCGTCGCTGGGGGTGAACCCTTGCTGCATAAGGATATGCCAGAAATTATCCGTGGCCTTCTAGCGCGTAAAAAATACGTCTATCTTTGCACCAATGCCCTTCTTCTTGAAAAGAAGATTGATGATTACGAGCCTTCCCCATTTTTCTCTTGGGATATCCATCTCGATGGAGACCAGCAGATGCACGATGTTTCCGTCTCTCAGGAAGGGGTTTATACGCGTGCTATAGCTGCTATTAAACTCGCTAAGGAGCGCGGGTTTAGGGTTTCTATCAATTGCACCTTGTTTGATGGGGCCGATCCCAAGCGGGTGGCAGCTTTTTACGATGAGGTGATGGCTTTGGGGGTCGATGGGATTATGACAGCCCCAGGCTATGCTTACGAAAGAGCCCCTGACCAGGAGCATTTTTTAAGCCGACAGAAAACAAAACAGCTGTTTCGCGATATTTTCCGCTTAGGTAAAGGGAAAAAATGGCGTTTTACGCAATCTCCCCTATTTTTAAACTTTTTGGCGGGGAATGAACAATATCATTGTACCCCATGGGGTAAGCCCTTAAGAACCGTATTTGGCTGGCAGCGCCCTTGTTACCTTTTGGGGGAAGGGTATGCCCGTACATTTAAAGAGCTGTTAAACGATACGCACTGGGACGATTACGGAACGGGGAATTATGAAAAATGCGCTAACTGCATGGTGCATTCCGGCTACGAATCTACAGCTGTAAAAGACGCCATTGCCCGGCCCTTACATTTGTTAAAGGTTGCTCTCATGGGGCCAGAAACCGAAGGCCCCATGGCTCCGGAAATTTCTTTAGCTCACCAGCGCCCTGCTGAATATACCTATACAAAGCAGGTTGAGGAACGCCTACAGGAGATTAAAGATAGGAAAAAACCGGTTACCCCTCCTAAAGTACGGATCCTTTCTTCTAATGATTCCAAACTGCCGCAGGATTCTGTCACCGCTGCAGACTAG
- the hpnJ gene encoding hopanoid biosynthesis associated radical SAM protein HpnJ → MMKTLFLQPPSFDGFDGGAGSRYQAKREIRSFWYPTWLAQPAAMVPNSRLIDAPPARMGLEPILEDVKNRDLVIMHTSTPSFASDVKVAQRLKDVNPSLKIGMVGAKVAVQPQESLAAAPVIDFVARNEFDYTIKEIAEGRNLKDVDGISWRNEEGLIVHNKDRAMIENMDDLPFVTEVYKRDLKIEDYFIGYLMHPYISIYTGRGCKSHCTFCLWPQTVGGHRYRTRSPQHVAEEIRLAREYFPQVKEFFFDDDTFTDDLPRAEAIARELGKMGITWSCNAKANVPRKTLQILKDNGLRLLLVGYESGNQQILHNIKKGMRIEVAKEFTKNCHELGIKIHGTFILGLPGETQETIRETIDFAKEINPHTLQVSLAAPYPGTFLHKQAMENGWLDEKNAELIDDSGIQIAPLHYPHLSHTEIFENVETFYKEFYFRAPKIASIVGEMVRSPQMMKRRLREGIEFFQFLRNRHAA, encoded by the coding sequence ATGATGAAAACCCTATTTCTTCAACCCCCGTCCTTTGATGGTTTTGATGGTGGAGCAGGTTCCCGATACCAAGCCAAACGCGAAATTCGCTCTTTTTGGTATCCAACCTGGCTAGCCCAACCCGCCGCTATGGTGCCCAATAGCCGTTTAATCGATGCGCCACCCGCCCGTATGGGGCTGGAACCCATCTTGGAAGATGTCAAAAACCGCGATCTGGTTATTATGCACACCTCCACTCCCTCCTTTGCTTCCGATGTTAAGGTGGCCCAAAGGTTAAAGGATGTTAACCCCTCCCTTAAAATTGGCATGGTCGGGGCAAAGGTAGCCGTTCAACCTCAGGAAAGCCTTGCAGCAGCCCCTGTCATTGATTTTGTTGCCCGCAATGAATTTGACTATACCATTAAAGAAATTGCTGAAGGCCGTAACCTAAAGGATGTAGATGGCATTTCCTGGCGGAATGAAGAAGGACTAATCGTCCACAATAAAGATCGTGCCATGATTGAAAATATGGACGATCTTCCCTTCGTAACAGAAGTGTATAAGCGCGATCTGAAAATTGAAGACTATTTCATTGGCTACCTTATGCACCCCTATATCTCTATTTATACTGGCCGTGGGTGCAAATCTCACTGCACGTTCTGCTTGTGGCCCCAAACTGTAGGGGGACATCGTTATAGAACCCGTAGCCCACAGCACGTTGCTGAAGAGATTCGTCTCGCACGGGAATATTTCCCACAGGTTAAAGAGTTCTTCTTTGATGATGACACCTTTACTGATGACCTGCCAAGAGCAGAAGCCATTGCCCGTGAGCTAGGGAAAATGGGCATTACTTGGTCTTGCAATGCCAAAGCCAATGTACCCCGTAAAACCCTTCAGATTTTAAAGGATAACGGACTACGCCTGTTACTTGTTGGGTATGAAAGCGGAAATCAACAAATCCTGCATAATATCAAAAAAGGGATGCGGATTGAAGTGGCCAAGGAATTTACCAAAAACTGTCATGAGCTTGGTATTAAAATTCATGGAACCTTTATCCTCGGCCTTCCTGGCGAAACACAGGAAACCATTCGGGAAACCATAGATTTTGCCAAAGAAATCAACCCTCATACCCTGCAAGTTTCTCTTGCTGCCCCCTACCCTGGTACTTTCCTACACAAGCAAGCTATGGAAAATGGCTGGTTGGATGAAAAAAATGCCGAGCTGATTGATGATAGCGGTATACAGATTGCCCCTCTGCATTATCCCCACCTTTCGCATACAGAAATCTTCGAAAATGTTGAAACCTTCTATAAGGAATTCTACTTCCGGGCTCCTAAAATTGCTTCCATCGTCGGTGAAATGGTGCGCAGTCCACAGATGATGAAACGCCGTTTGCGTGAAGGAATAGAGTTCTTCCAATTCCTGCGCAACAGACATGCGGCTTAA
- a CDS encoding ABC transporter substrate-binding protein: MNIKYLAFGVLAVGVPALVLPLSFSTPAASQQQVVVASSEITAPVANLYAALKKIQAAQGASFTQKEAILAPVISQAFDLPGILRTSVGYKFESFSAADKERLLETFRRFTVARYISSFPADNSPATFKISPKTSAASNKGQMVSTMISDTQINYLMQQTPQGWKISDVLVDGHISQVAIQHGDFRSALGNNDGNVDNLIASLNKKIQQFSSN, from the coding sequence GTGAATATAAAATACCTTGCTTTTGGCGTACTCGCTGTTGGTGTTCCGGCCCTTGTTCTTCCTTTGTCCTTCAGCACCCCTGCGGCGAGCCAACAGCAGGTTGTTGTTGCATCCTCTGAAATAACAGCCCCTGTAGCCAATCTCTATGCTGCCCTAAAAAAAATACAAGCAGCCCAAGGGGCTTCGTTTACACAAAAAGAGGCAATATTAGCACCTGTCATTTCCCAAGCCTTTGACCTGCCTGGGATTTTGCGAACCTCTGTTGGTTATAAATTTGAAAGCTTCTCTGCTGCAGATAAGGAAAGGCTTTTAGAAACCTTTAGAAGATTTACCGTAGCTCGGTATATCTCCAGCTTCCCTGCAGATAATTCTCCTGCTACATTCAAGATCTCTCCTAAGACAAGTGCAGCCAGCAATAAGGGACAAATGGTTTCTACCATGATTTCCGATACGCAGATTAACTACCTCATGCAGCAGACCCCCCAAGGCTGGAAGATCTCTGATGTGCTGGTCGATGGCCACATCAGCCAAGTCGCCATACAGCATGGTGATTTTCGTTCTGCCCTGGGAAATAATGATGGGAATGTGGACAACCTTATTGCCAGCCTGAATAAAAAGATCCAACAATTTTCAAGCAATTAA
- the hpnI gene encoding bacteriohopanetetrol glucosamine biosynthesis glycosyltransferase HpnI — MSIDRQLTSKIALLCQMATLIGLAQGAAGYHFLKKTFKSKTSPSSSHSFAPTLWSGISILKPMHGLEPMLKEALTCFFRLNYPKFELIFGFQNPKDPAIALVEALQKEYPHVSSRIIIGQYDNSVNRKIANLANMLPAAQHNYYVFSDSDIHVRPDYLNHIAQTLQRPQVGVVTTLYGGYPASSTRVREFGAAAINHIFLPGVALSRALGREDCLGATIALHKQTLHQIGGIESLRQHVADDALIGKKILALGLHIAVAPTPTWTTVGEKKWRDLFSHELRWGRTIRSIFPAGFAASVLQMPLFWASLAVLLQPKKAKSWLFFLAAYGLRYKVNQKINSLFAIPERHAVVHTLLRDVFSVGNVIISFCGTKVSWRGQTVTINNDKRVFRDLKHRKSGN; from the coding sequence ATGTCTATCGACCGGCAGCTCACTTCAAAAATCGCTTTATTGTGCCAAATGGCAACCCTTATAGGCTTGGCCCAAGGGGCTGCTGGTTACCATTTTTTAAAGAAAACCTTTAAAAGCAAAACATCCCCTTCGTCTTCCCATTCTTTTGCCCCTACTCTTTGGTCTGGCATAAGCATTCTTAAGCCCATGCATGGCCTTGAGCCGATGCTTAAAGAGGCCCTCACCTGTTTTTTTCGTTTAAACTATCCCAAATTTGAGCTCATTTTTGGGTTCCAAAATCCAAAGGACCCCGCCATAGCATTGGTGGAAGCTTTACAAAAAGAATATCCCCATGTTTCCTCCCGCATTATTATCGGGCAGTATGATAACAGCGTAAACCGCAAAATTGCCAACCTGGCCAACATGCTCCCCGCCGCACAGCATAATTATTATGTGTTTTCTGATTCGGATATTCATGTCCGCCCAGACTACCTCAACCACATCGCCCAAACCCTTCAGCGCCCACAAGTGGGAGTTGTAACAACCCTTTATGGAGGCTATCCTGCCTCTTCCACCCGCGTAAGGGAGTTTGGAGCTGCAGCGATTAACCATATCTTCCTTCCTGGCGTAGCCCTTTCCCGTGCGTTGGGAAGGGAGGATTGCCTGGGAGCGACCATAGCCCTTCACAAGCAGACCCTTCACCAAATTGGAGGAATAGAAAGCCTCCGCCAGCATGTTGCCGATGACGCCCTGATTGGCAAAAAAATACTGGCCTTAGGGTTGCATATTGCTGTTGCCCCTACCCCCACCTGGACAACAGTTGGAGAAAAAAAATGGAGAGATCTGTTTTCTCATGAGCTTCGCTGGGGGCGAACAATCCGCTCTATTTTCCCCGCTGGCTTTGCAGCTTCTGTTTTACAAATGCCTCTATTTTGGGCCAGCTTGGCAGTCCTACTGCAACCTAAAAAGGCCAAAAGCTGGTTATTTTTTCTGGCTGCCTATGGTTTGCGGTATAAGGTCAACCAAAAAATCAACTCTCTTTTTGCAATTCCTGAGCGCCACGCTGTTGTTCATACCTTATTAAGAGATGTTTTTTCGGTAGGAAATGTTATCATCAGTTTTTGTGGTACAAAAGTTTCGTGGCGCGGTCAAACCGTCACAATCAATAACGATAAAAGAGTTTTTCGTGATTTAAAGCATAGAAAAAGTGGTAATTAG
- a CDS encoding tetratricopeptide repeat protein, giving the protein MQIGRIVCAFVIAGFLCDQPAWADGNVTPVPPRETTVALQDIKKLGNENYTEFLVGIVAAGLKDSQVAGDAFRAALKADPTNKNILQQAFFYSVVTGNPMAVDLAKLLPSGMLPNMVLGNDAARKKNWGKARDYYNAIPTNALTRLLKPLLVGWTYQGQGNYKTALATLMPAIESNMLPVVYTLHAALIADTAGYDEQAARYYYHAIGESTQPTLQLVVFYGNWLVRNKRKAEAQRLVEDLMVAMPGLAVSREALEESINRKMEFTATDGIAQSYLVLASLVQEQITLEKMKSKDKQKRDRSSLEVDAEQTEEFMLRFALDMDPTLGSARLMMSSLFYDRDLPASALGILEKTSKKDVLDPVIELRRGRLYMVLGEFGKAQALLEGLHKAHPFYPEIWRSLGDIYLEEKKYPLALHAYDRALEYSPKMQKNNWSLLLARAVAYDRSGNWPKAEQDLKQALLLMPDEPILLNYLGYSWVEKDKNLEQAESMLLRAVENDPDNGAILDSLGWAMLKRNKLYQAVQQLEKAAEKTPQDPAINYHLGVAYWLLGRKQEAINQWNVALVFHPDPSDEKKIRKALKDGYVQSPIPAH; this is encoded by the coding sequence ATGCAAATTGGCAGAATTGTGTGTGCGTTTGTCATCGCTGGTTTTTTGTGTGATCAGCCAGCCTGGGCAGATGGAAACGTGACCCCCGTTCCTCCTCGGGAAACAACCGTAGCCCTACAGGATATAAAAAAATTAGGGAATGAAAACTATACAGAATTCTTGGTGGGTATTGTTGCTGCTGGCTTAAAGGATAGCCAGGTTGCCGGCGATGCGTTTCGGGCAGCTTTAAAGGCCGACCCCACCAATAAAAATATTCTCCAGCAGGCTTTTTTTTATAGTGTTGTCACAGGTAATCCTATGGCGGTGGATTTGGCAAAGCTTTTGCCTTCTGGCATGTTGCCCAATATGGTTTTGGGGAACGATGCGGCACGGAAGAAAAACTGGGGCAAGGCGCGGGACTATTATAATGCCATTCCTACCAATGCGTTAACACGGCTATTAAAACCATTACTGGTTGGGTGGACTTATCAAGGGCAGGGAAACTACAAAACGGCACTTGCCACATTAATGCCTGCTATTGAAAGCAACATGTTACCAGTGGTCTATACCCTTCATGCAGCCTTGATTGCTGATACAGCGGGCTATGATGAGCAGGCTGCACGTTATTACTACCATGCCATTGGGGAATCGACACAGCCTACTTTGCAGTTGGTTGTTTTTTATGGAAACTGGTTGGTCAGGAATAAACGCAAGGCAGAAGCCCAACGCCTTGTAGAAGATTTAATGGTCGCCATGCCAGGCCTGGCAGTTTCAAGAGAGGCCCTAGAAGAGAGCATAAACCGCAAAATGGAGTTTACGGCAACCGATGGAATTGCCCAGAGCTATCTTGTTCTCGCCTCTCTTGTTCAGGAACAGATTACCCTGGAGAAAATGAAAAGCAAGGACAAGCAAAAGCGAGACCGTTCTTCGTTAGAAGTAGATGCTGAACAAACAGAAGAATTTATGCTTCGTTTTGCTCTGGATATGGACCCCACATTAGGCTCGGCTCGTTTGATGATGTCGAGCCTGTTCTATGATAGGGACTTGCCCGCCTCTGCTTTGGGCATTCTGGAGAAAACCAGTAAAAAAGATGTCCTAGATCCTGTTATTGAATTGCGCCGGGGACGACTTTATATGGTCTTGGGGGAATTTGGAAAGGCGCAGGCTCTTTTAGAAGGGTTACATAAGGCTCATCCTTTTTATCCAGAAATTTGGCGTAGTCTGGGGGATATTTATCTCGAAGAAAAAAAATATCCCCTCGCTCTGCATGCTTATGATAGGGCTTTGGAATATTCTCCCAAAATGCAGAAAAACAATTGGTCCTTGCTTTTGGCACGGGCTGTGGCCTATGACCGCTCAGGCAATTGGCCCAAGGCAGAGCAAGATTTGAAACAAGCTTTATTGCTTATGCCCGATGAGCCCATTTTGCTGAATTATTTAGGCTACTCCTGGGTGGAGAAGGATAAAAACCTGGAACAGGCCGAATCCATGTTGTTAAGGGCTGTAGAGAATGATCCAGATAATGGGGCAATTCTTGATAGTCTCGGTTGGGCCATGTTAAAGCGTAACAAGTTATACCAAGCGGTGCAGCAATTGGAAAAGGCCGCTGAGAAAACCCCCCAAGATCCAGCAATAAATTATCATTTGGGGGTGGCTTATTGGTTATTGGGGCGCAAGCAAGAGGCCATTAACCAATGGAATGTTGCGCTTGTTTTTCATCCCGATCCGTCAGACGAAAAGAAAATTCGTAAAGCATTGAAAGATGGGTATGTCCAATCACCGATTCCCGCCCACTAG